A single region of the Erythrobacter sp. HL-111 genome encodes:
- the trxB gene encoding thioredoxin-disulfide reductase has translation MATHRTKMLIIGSGPAGYSAAIYAARAMLEPIVVQGLQPGGQLTITTDVENYPGFREVIQGPWLMEEMKAQAEHVGTRMMWDTIVSVDLENGPPFRAIGDSGDEYIGDTLVICTGAQAKWLGVPGEQELGGKGVSACATCDGFFYRGKKVAVIGGGNTAVEEALYLTNHSDDVTLIHRRDSLRAEKILQDRFFKHPKTSVLWNKVVKSFEAGENGALDHLVLEDTVTGESSTFKVDGAFVAIGHAPATELFRGKLAMDESGYLEVEPGTPKTAIPGVFAAGDVCDHVYRQAVTAAGMGCMAALDGERFLATLEAARNEEAAVEAAE, from the coding sequence ATGGCTACCCACCGCACCAAGATGCTCATCATCGGTTCCGGCCCGGCCGGTTATTCGGCGGCGATCTATGCCGCGCGCGCCATGCTGGAGCCGATCGTGGTGCAGGGCCTCCAGCCCGGCGGCCAGCTCACCATCACCACCGATGTCGAGAATTATCCCGGCTTTCGCGAGGTCATCCAAGGCCCCTGGCTGATGGAGGAAATGAAGGCGCAGGCCGAACATGTCGGCACGCGCATGATGTGGGACACGATCGTTTCGGTCGATCTCGAGAACGGCCCTCCGTTCCGCGCGATCGGCGATTCGGGCGACGAATACATCGGCGACACGCTGGTCATCTGCACCGGCGCGCAGGCGAAATGGCTCGGCGTGCCGGGCGAACAGGAGCTGGGCGGCAAGGGCGTTTCAGCCTGCGCGACCTGCGACGGGTTCTTCTATCGCGGCAAGAAGGTCGCGGTGATCGGCGGGGGCAACACCGCGGTCGAGGAAGCGCTCTATCTCACCAACCATTCCGACGACGTGACCCTGATCCACCGCCGCGACTCGCTTCGCGCGGAGAAGATCCTGCAGGACCGCTTCTTCAAGCACCCCAAGACGAGCGTGCTGTGGAACAAGGTCGTCAAGAGCTTCGAGGCGGGGGAGAACGGCGCGCTCGATCACCTCGTGCTCGAGGACACGGTGACGGGCGAAAGCTCCACGTTCAAGGTCGACGGCGCCTTCGTCGCGATCGGCCACGCGCCCGCGACCGAATTGTTCAGGGGCAAGCTGGCGATGGACGAAAGCGGCTATCTCGAGGTTGAGCCGGGCACGCCCAAGACCGCGATCCCCGGCGTCTTCGCGGCGGGCGACGTGTGCGACCACGTCTACCGCCAGGCGGTGACCGCGGCGGGCATGGGCTGCATGGCGGCCCTCGACGGCGAACGCTTCCTCGCGACGCTGGAGGCCGCGCGCAACGAGGAAGCGGCGGTCGAAGCGGCGGAGTGA
- a CDS encoding trehalose-6-phosphate synthase, translating to MSAQDQRLVVISNRVAVPKARGVAGAQGGLAGALNSALDNRGGVWFGWSGEVDDEPGDNVHLHREGGVTTATIDLTTRELGEYYNGYANETLWPLFHYRIDLARFEQRTGEGYERVNERFADSVMPLVDSDDLVWVHDYHLIPLGDRLRQRGARNRIGFFLHTPWPPTRLLTSLPYHERLVRTMLAYDLIGFQTREWLSSFVHYCETELGATFDKETGRLRCEGREVIVRAYPIGIDWDHFQAQGETGEARQAEQRFLSSTRHRTGMIGVDRLDYSKGLPERIDGIGRFFDQHPDRTRDLVFIQIAPPSREDVKSYQQIREVLEQKTGQINGARSEVDIVPIRYVNRGYSHAELYGFFRAAKIGLVTPLRDGMNLVAKEYVAAQDPEDPGVLILSEFAGAALQLGCQDEDGEAKGAVLVNPHSPDALAHAIARALDMPREERRARYEAMIGTVREDNVAAWTARFCGDLAAN from the coding sequence GTGAGCGCGCAAGACCAGAGACTGGTCGTCATATCGAACCGGGTGGCGGTGCCCAAGGCGCGCGGGGTCGCGGGCGCGCAGGGCGGACTTGCGGGCGCGCTCAACTCCGCGCTCGATAACCGGGGCGGGGTATGGTTCGGCTGGTCGGGCGAGGTCGACGACGAACCGGGCGACAATGTCCACCTCCACCGCGAGGGCGGGGTGACCACCGCGACGATCGACCTCACCACGCGCGAACTCGGCGAATACTACAACGGCTACGCCAACGAGACGCTGTGGCCGCTGTTCCATTACCGGATCGACCTCGCGCGGTTCGAACAGCGCACTGGCGAGGGGTACGAGCGGGTGAACGAGCGGTTCGCCGACAGCGTCATGCCGCTGGTCGATTCCGACGACCTCGTCTGGGTGCACGACTACCACCTGATCCCGCTCGGCGACCGGCTGCGCCAGCGCGGGGCGCGCAACCGGATCGGATTCTTCCTCCACACGCCCTGGCCGCCGACGCGCCTGCTCACCTCGCTGCCCTATCACGAGCGGCTGGTGCGCACGATGCTGGCCTATGACCTGATCGGCTTCCAGACCCGCGAATGGCTGTCGAGCTTCGTCCATTACTGCGAGACCGAGCTCGGCGCGACGTTCGACAAGGAGACCGGCAGGCTGCGCTGCGAGGGGCGGGAGGTGATCGTGCGGGCCTATCCCATCGGGATCGACTGGGACCATTTCCAGGCCCAGGGCGAAACCGGCGAAGCGCGCCAGGCCGAACAGCGATTCCTCTCCTCGACCCGCCACCGCACCGGCATGATCGGGGTCGACCGGCTCGACTATTCGAAGGGCCTGCCCGAACGCATCGACGGGATCGGCCGCTTCTTCGACCAGCACCCGGACCGCACGCGCGACCTCGTCTTCATCCAGATCGCCCCGCCCAGCCGGGAGGACGTGAAGAGCTACCAGCAGATCCGCGAAGTGCTCGAACAGAAGACCGGGCAGATCAACGGCGCCAGAAGCGAGGTCGACATCGTGCCGATCCGCTACGTCAACCGCGGCTACAGCCACGCCGAACTCTACGGCTTCTTCCGCGCCGCCAAGATCGGGCTTGTCACCCCCTTGCGTGACGGGATGAACCTCGTCGCCAAGGAATATGTCGCGGCGCAGGACCCGGAGGATCCCGGCGTGCTCATCCTGTCGGAATTTGCCGGGGCCGCGTTGCAGCTCGGCTGCCAGGACGAGGATGGCGAGGCGAAGGGCGCGGTGCTCGTCAATCCGCACAGCCCCGACGCGCTGGCGCACGCGATCGCGCGGGCGCTCGACATGCCGCGCGAAGAACGCAGGGCGCGTTACGAAGCGATGATCGGGACCGTCCGCGAGGACAATGTCGCAGCCTGGACGGCGCGGTTCTGCGGCGATCTCGCGGCCAATTGA
- a CDS encoding tyrosine-protein phosphatase translates to MIRDLPQDPPADPFLPTEGIHNLRDYGGYAVAEGARVKRGVLFRSGQHLEASDSDLETIQRLGIRTVIDLRGASERTRFPCRRHARFDAHVIAYDGETSNSPPHEGGGGAIAMTAEIARERMLAVYTRMPVNPAMIDIFSRYFDALATRDGASLVHCFAGKDRTGIAASLLLHVLGAHRDDVVGEYLRTNDAPTRAVLERQSLPRMEKHYADIAPEALANLMGVLPEYIETYFREVERISGSLDTYLSRTLGVDDDKKALLRERLLA, encoded by the coding sequence ATGATTCGCGATCTCCCGCAAGACCCGCCCGCCGATCCCTTCCTGCCGACGGAGGGCATCCACAACCTGCGCGATTATGGCGGCTACGCGGTCGCCGAAGGCGCGCGGGTGAAACGCGGCGTCCTGTTCCGTTCGGGCCAGCATCTCGAGGCTTCCGACAGCGATCTCGAGACCATCCAGCGGCTCGGCATCCGCACCGTGATCGACCTGCGCGGCGCATCGGAGCGGACCCGCTTTCCCTGCCGCCGCCATGCCCGGTTCGATGCACACGTGATCGCCTATGACGGGGAAACCAGCAATTCCCCGCCCCACGAAGGCGGCGGCGGGGCGATCGCCATGACCGCCGAGATCGCGCGCGAACGGATGCTGGCGGTCTACACGCGGATGCCGGTCAACCCGGCCATGATCGACATCTTCTCGCGCTATTTCGATGCGCTCGCGACCCGCGACGGGGCGAGCCTGGTGCACTGCTTCGCGGGGAAGGACCGCACCGGGATCGCCGCGAGCCTGCTGCTCCACGTCCTGGGCGCGCACCGCGATGACGTGGTGGGCGAATACCTGCGGACCAACGACGCGCCGACCCGCGCCGTGCTCGAACGCCAGTCCCTGCCGCGCATGGAAAAGCACTATGCCGACATCGCGCCCGAAGCGCTGGCGAACCTGATGGGCGTGCTGCCCGAATATATCGAGACCTATTTCCGCGAGGTCGAGCGCATCTCGGGCTCGCTCGACACCTACCTTTCGCGCACGCTCGGCGTGGACGACGACAAGAAGGCGCTGCTGCGCGAACGCCTGCTGGCGTGA
- a CDS encoding response regulator transcription factor: MAHILIADDDDLIAEIVGEALAAAGHPSRHVPSAEAAWESVHASRPDLLLLDRDMPGMPGLALLARLRASALLFDLPVVILTAMRGAGDEGEALRAGAQDFIRKPFDPAALVRRIEAVLEAGVKPWATACGEDRCGASSDRQRHLSEPRRA, translated from the coding sequence TTGGCCCATATCCTCATCGCCGACGACGACGACCTGATCGCCGAGATCGTCGGCGAAGCGCTCGCCGCGGCGGGCCATCCGAGCCGGCACGTGCCGAGCGCCGAAGCGGCATGGGAAAGCGTCCATGCCAGCCGCCCCGACCTGCTTCTGCTCGACCGCGATATGCCGGGGATGCCGGGCCTCGCCCTGCTCGCGCGGCTGCGGGCCTCCGCCCTCCTGTTCGACCTGCCGGTCGTGATCCTCACCGCGATGCGCGGCGCGGGGGACGAGGGCGAGGCGCTGCGTGCGGGCGCTCAGGATTTCATCCGCAAGCCGTTCGACCCCGCGGCGCTCGTGAGGCGGATCGAAGCCGTGCTCGAGGCGGGCGTCAAACCATGGGCGACGGCGTGCGGGGAAGACCGCTGCGGGGCCTCGTCCGACCGGCAGCGCCACCTTTCCGAACCGCGCCGCGCCTGA
- a CDS encoding acyl-CoA dehydrogenase family protein yields the protein MSEWIENAKQAAAAARDYCGTVRLRVLERVAPAGTVDAALVTREQHAVHGFAWIAATLAALEATADWAGRARANGDFGAAEELTLRIGFGEYLAQLVSGVPMSAGEIVRPVSLGTVREAAALAEDPAVRRFLEHGNTPETRAVLAALLADGARPDERLGDETLDLVRAQFRAFTADRITPHAHRWHLADALIPAEVIAEMAELGVFGVCIAEEHGGLGLGKLAMSVVSEELSRGWICAGSLGTRSEIAGELIGENGTGEQKARWLPRIADGSVLPTAVFTEPDTGSDLASVRTRARRQADGSWRVDGAKTWITHAGRADLMTLIARTDPDAPGYRGLSMFLAAKTRGSEAEPFPDPGIDGSEIEVLGYRGMKEYALGFDGFEIAADGLLGNAEGQGFKQLMRTFEGARIQTAARAVGVAWNAFDLALDYAMGRRQFGEPLTAFPRVADKLALMAAETVMARELTYFAARAKDRGARCDIEAGMAKLLAARTAWSAADNAVQVHGGNGYALEYPVSRVLCDARILNIFEGAAEIQAQVIARGLLAAQAAPRETGKMRESA from the coding sequence ATGAGCGAGTGGATCGAGAATGCGAAACAGGCCGCCGCGGCGGCGAGGGACTATTGCGGGACGGTGCGTTTGCGCGTGCTTGAACGCGTCGCGCCGGCGGGCACCGTCGATGCGGCGCTCGTCACGCGCGAGCAGCACGCCGTCCACGGTTTCGCCTGGATCGCCGCGACGCTCGCCGCGCTAGAGGCGACGGCGGACTGGGCCGGGCGGGCGCGGGCGAACGGGGATTTCGGCGCGGCGGAAGAGCTGACGCTGAGGATCGGCTTCGGCGAATACCTTGCCCAGCTCGTCTCGGGCGTGCCGATGAGCGCGGGCGAGATCGTGCGGCCGGTCTCGCTCGGCACGGTGCGCGAGGCGGCGGCGCTGGCGGAGGACCCGGCGGTTCGGCGCTTCCTCGAACACGGCAACACGCCCGAAACCCGCGCCGTGCTGGCCGCGCTGCTGGCCGATGGGGCACGTCCCGACGAGAGGCTGGGGGACGAGACGCTCGACCTCGTGCGCGCGCAGTTCCGCGCCTTCACCGCCGACCGCATAACGCCGCACGCGCACCGCTGGCACCTCGCCGACGCGCTGATCCCGGCCGAGGTGATCGCCGAGATGGCCGAGCTCGGCGTGTTCGGCGTGTGCATCGCGGAGGAACATGGCGGGCTTGGCCTCGGCAAGCTGGCGATGTCGGTGGTTTCGGAGGAACTTTCGCGCGGCTGGATCTGCGCCGGGTCGCTCGGCACGCGTTCGGAAATCGCGGGCGAACTGATCGGCGAGAACGGGACCGGGGAACAGAAGGCCCGCTGGCTGCCGCGGATCGCCGATGGCTCGGTCCTGCCGACCGCGGTGTTCACCGAACCCGACACCGGTTCCGACCTTGCCAGCGTGCGCACCCGCGCGCGGCGGCAGGCGGACGGCAGCTGGCGGGTGGACGGAGCGAAGACCTGGATCACCCACGCCGGGCGCGCGGACCTGATGACGCTGATCGCCCGCACCGATCCCGATGCGCCGGGCTACAGGGGCCTGTCGATGTTCCTCGCCGCCAAGACCCGCGGGAGCGAGGCGGAACCCTTCCCCGACCCCGGCATCGACGGGAGCGAGATCGAGGTTCTCGGCTATCGCGGCATGAAGGAATACGCGCTCGGCTTCGACGGGTTCGAGATCGCGGCGGACGGACTGCTCGGCAATGCCGAAGGGCAGGGCTTCAAGCAGCTCATGCGGACCTTCGAGGGCGCGCGCATCCAGACCGCCGCGCGCGCGGTGGGCGTGGCGTGGAACGCCTTCGACCTCGCGCTCGACTATGCCATGGGCCGCAGGCAGTTCGGCGAGCCCCTCACCGCCTTCCCGCGCGTTGCCGACAAGCTCGCGCTGATGGCGGCCGAAACGGTGATGGCCCGCGAACTGACCTATTTCGCCGCCCGGGCGAAGGATCGCGGCGCGCGCTGCGACATCGAGGCGGGGATGGCGAAGCTCCTCGCCGCGCGCACGGCGTGGAGCGCTGCCGACAATGCGGTGCAGGTCCATGGCGGCAATGGCTACGCTCTTGAATACCCGGTCAGCCGGGTGCTGTGCGACGCCCGCATCCTCAACATCTTCGAAGGCGCGGCCGAGATCCAGGCCCAGGTGATCGCGCGCGGGCTGCTCGCCGCGCAGGCCGCCCCCCGCGAGACCGGGAAAATGCGCGAGAGCGCCTAG
- a CDS encoding MAPEG family protein: MRDQIILSGMAILQPAVALMVWTMVMWPWMYATRLPAMQKANVDPDSLARDPDASLDRLLPREVQWKAHNYNHLHEAPTLFYAVAIVLAYVGHGEGINVTLAWAYVALRVAHSLVQATVNRVAIRFALFALSSFVLAAQIVQAAVAVFGLADQAGV, translated from the coding sequence ATGCGCGACCAGATCATCCTTTCGGGCATGGCGATCCTCCAGCCGGCGGTCGCCCTGATGGTGTGGACCATGGTGATGTGGCCGTGGATGTATGCGACCCGCCTGCCCGCCATGCAGAAGGCGAACGTCGATCCCGACAGCCTCGCGCGCGATCCCGACGCCTCGCTCGACCGGCTGCTGCCGCGCGAGGTGCAGTGGAAGGCGCACAACTACAACCACCTGCACGAGGCGCCGACGCTGTTCTACGCGGTCGCGATCGTGCTCGCCTATGTCGGGCATGGCGAAGGGATCAACGTCACGCTCGCCTGGGCTTACGTCGCCTTGCGGGTTGCGCACAGCCTCGTCCAGGCGACGGTGAACCGGGTCGCGATCCGGTTCGCGCTGTTCGCGCTGTCGAGCTTCGTGCTCGCCGCGCAGATCGTGCAGGCAGCGGTGGCGGTGTTCGGCCTCGCGGACCAGGCGGGGGTCTGA
- a CDS encoding class I SAM-dependent methyltransferase, which yields MVEAQGTGHAALMDSVYRGQRHIYDLTRKYYLFGRDTLIEGLGARPGMRVLEVACGTGRNLAKIKAKWPGVRLYGLDISQEMLKNARKALGPEARLGQGDACAFAPADLFGEDIAGFERIVLSYSLSMIPDWESALDHAASHLAPGGELHVVDFGDLSGLPGPLERGLHAWLAKFHVETRSALPDAARRIARERGLAHRETRGKLGYFQLHVLSA from the coding sequence ATGGTCGAAGCGCAGGGCACCGGCCATGCGGCGCTGATGGACAGCGTCTACAGGGGCCAGCGCCACATCTACGACCTCACCCGCAAGTACTACCTCTTCGGGCGCGACACCCTGATCGAGGGGCTGGGCGCCCGTCCCGGGATGCGGGTGCTCGAAGTGGCCTGCGGAACCGGGCGCAACCTTGCGAAGATCAAGGCGAAATGGCCCGGCGTGCGGCTCTACGGGCTCGATATCTCGCAGGAGATGCTCAAGAACGCGCGCAAGGCGCTCGGCCCCGAGGCGCGGCTCGGACAGGGCGATGCCTGCGCCTTCGCGCCCGCGGACCTGTTCGGCGAGGATATCGCCGGGTTCGAACGGATCGTGCTGTCCTATTCGCTTTCGATGATTCCCGACTGGGAGAGCGCGCTCGACCATGCCGCCTCGCATCTCGCGCCGGGGGGCGAGCTGCACGTGGTCGATTTCGGCGACCTGTCGGGCCTGCCCGGCCCGCTCGAACGCGGCCTGCACGCCTGGCTCGCGAAGTTCCACGTCGAGACCCGCAGCGCCCTGCCCGACGCCGCGCGGCGGATCGCGCGCGAGCGCGGCCTCGCGCACCGCGAAACCCGCGGCAAGCTCGGCTATTTCCAGCTCCACGTCCTTTCCGCCTGA
- a CDS encoding DUF3419 family protein produces the protein MAAQAKRIIEDAVVRKDAKVGDKLLDKAFALAFKGLVYAQIWEDPVVDMEGLAITPDTRLMCIASGSCNALSYLTAGPARVTAVDLNRAHVALGQLKITAIRHLPNYERFHRFFAHADHQENSQVYRTMIAPHLDAESRRYWEKRDIRGRRRISYFTRGLYRKGLLGNFIGLAHLFAKLYKIDLSKVLEAQTLEEQREVFERELAPVFDKKFVRWLTSQPASLFGLGIPPAQFEHLAGDERMAEVLRRRLEKLACDFEIKDNYFAWQAFARQYDRSEGAPLPPYLQRANWETMRERIDRIDVVNANMVHWIGAREEASLDRFVLLDAQDWMNNAQLDDLWSRITRASRPGARVLFRTAAEPSLLPGRLDEAILSKWRYLEEESADLTRRDRSSIYGGVHLYELA, from the coding sequence ATGGCAGCACAGGCTAAGCGGATCATCGAGGACGCGGTGGTCCGCAAGGACGCGAAGGTGGGGGACAAGCTTCTCGACAAGGCCTTCGCCCTCGCGTTCAAGGGGCTGGTCTATGCCCAGATCTGGGAAGACCCGGTGGTCGACATGGAAGGGCTGGCGATCACCCCCGACACGCGCCTGATGTGCATCGCGAGCGGGAGCTGCAACGCGCTGTCCTATCTCACCGCCGGCCCGGCCCGGGTCACCGCGGTCGATCTCAACCGCGCCCATGTCGCCCTGGGCCAGCTCAAGATCACCGCGATCCGCCACCTGCCCAATTACGAACGTTTCCACCGTTTCTTCGCCCATGCCGATCACCAGGAAAATTCGCAGGTCTATCGCACGATGATCGCCCCGCACCTCGATGCGGAATCGCGCCGCTACTGGGAAAAGCGGGACATTCGCGGGCGGCGGCGGATCAGCTATTTCACCCGCGGGCTCTATCGCAAGGGCCTGCTCGGCAATTTCATCGGGCTCGCGCACCTGTTCGCCAAGCTCTACAAGATCGACCTGTCGAAAGTGCTCGAGGCGCAGACGCTGGAGGAACAGCGCGAAGTGTTCGAACGCGAGCTTGCGCCGGTCTTCGACAAGAAATTCGTGCGCTGGCTCACCAGCCAGCCCGCCTCGCTGTTCGGGCTCGGCATTCCGCCGGCGCAGTTCGAACATCTCGCAGGGGACGAGCGCATGGCCGAGGTCCTGCGGCGGCGGCTGGAAAAGCTCGCCTGCGATTTCGAGATCAAGGACAACTATTTCGCCTGGCAGGCCTTCGCCCGCCAGTATGACCGTTCGGAGGGCGCGCCGCTGCCCCCCTATCTTCAGCGCGCCAACTGGGAGACCATGCGCGAGCGGATCGACCGGATCGATGTCGTCAACGCCAACATGGTCCACTGGATCGGCGCGCGCGAGGAAGCGAGCCTCGACCGTTTCGTCCTGCTCGACGCGCAGGACTGGATGAACAACGCCCAGCTCGACGACCTGTGGAGCCGCATCACCCGCGCCAGCCGACCGGGCGCGCGCGTCCTGTTCCGCACCGCCGCCGAACCGAGCCTGCTGCCCGGCCGGCTCGACGAGGCGATCCTGTCGAAATGGCGCTATCTCGAGGAGGAATCGGCCGATCTCACGCGGCGGGACCGTTCCTCGATCTATGGCGGCGTGCATCTTTACGAGCTCGCCTGA
- the otsB gene encoding trehalose-phosphatase, whose amino-acid sequence MQSGLAQRTPPRLADLLDEGPTALFLDFDGTLVDLAAGPDRIAPRAGLAGALAALAGRLEGRLAVISGRAIADIERHIGAIEIAAAGSHGSDIRTACGDALGDGPAGLPDAIARALEDYAAREGLAYEAKPHGGALHFRAAPERGEAARQFAGELAREHGWQVQGGNNVVELVARGTSKAGAVRAFMEAHPFAGARPYFIGDDLTDEAGFEACEAMGGAGIIVGDREPSAATYRLQGVADVHAWLGL is encoded by the coding sequence ATGCAATCCGGTCTCGCACAGCGCACCCCGCCCCGGCTCGCCGACCTGCTGGACGAAGGTCCGACCGCGCTGTTCCTCGATTTCGACGGCACGCTGGTGGACCTCGCCGCCGGTCCCGACCGCATCGCGCCGCGGGCCGGGCTCGCCGGCGCGCTGGCCGCGCTGGCCGGGCGGCTCGAAGGGCGGCTCGCGGTGATCAGCGGGCGCGCGATCGCCGATATCGAACGGCATATCGGCGCGATCGAGATCGCCGCCGCCGGGTCGCACGGCAGCGACATCCGCACCGCTTGCGGTGACGCGCTGGGCGATGGCCCGGCCGGCCTGCCCGACGCGATCGCGCGCGCGCTCGAGGATTACGCCGCGCGCGAAGGCCTCGCCTACGAGGCCAAGCCGCATGGCGGCGCGCTCCATTTCCGCGCCGCGCCCGAACGCGGCGAAGCGGCAAGGCAATTCGCGGGGGAGCTCGCCCGCGAGCACGGCTGGCAGGTTCAGGGGGGCAACAACGTGGTCGAACTCGTCGCGCGCGGCACCAGCAAGGCAGGCGCGGTCCGGGCCTTCATGGAAGCCCATCCCTTCGCGGGCGCGCGACCCTACTTCATCGGCGACGATCTCACCGACGAAGCCGGGTTCGAGGCCTGCGAGGCGATGGGCGGCGCGGGCATCATCGTCGGCGACCGTGAACCTTCGGCGGCGACCTATCGCCTACAAGGCGTCGCCGACGTTCACGCCTGGCTGGGGCTGTGA
- a CDS encoding glycoside hydrolase family 15 protein, whose product MHEPNLQLWPIGNCQVSGLIDETGALVWGCVPRVDGDPVFCALLDGKERNEGIWRFELEGQCSSRQEYIRNTPHLVTTLESSTGDAIEVLDFCPRYERSGRMYRPVAWVRIVRPIRGNPRLRVVLKPMRDYGAKPAETTNGTNHIRYLVGDQALRLSTDAPVGYILEGRTFRIEEDTHFFLGPDEPFGGNLREDVRAMEQRSRRYWQRWTRMLAIPLEWQEEVIRCAITLKLCQHEETGAIVAALTTSIPEAPHSERNWDYRYCWIRDSYYTVQALNRLGALDVMEKYLRYLRNIVDASRGGQIQPLYSVMGESALEEGTAEHLAGYRGMGPVRRGNAAYTQVQHDCYGQIVLPIAQGFFDHRLLRPATEHDFENLEQVGKMAWAMHDQPDAGLWEFRTRTEVHTYSAVMCWAACDRLANVAVRLGKDDRAALWRERAESIRAVIEEKAWKENGESQFGMSHYGASFESDYLDASLLQMLELRFLSPDNERFKLTFAAIEKHLRRGDHMLRYDAEDDFGAPETAFNVCTFWLIEALEVAGRREEARTLFCTMLSHMTESGLLSEDIDYDTHELWGNFPQTYSLVGVINCAGLLSKPWSEVR is encoded by the coding sequence ATGCACGAGCCCAACCTCCAGCTCTGGCCGATCGGCAATTGCCAGGTCTCGGGCCTGATCGACGAGACCGGCGCGCTCGTCTGGGGCTGCGTGCCGCGGGTCGACGGCGATCCGGTGTTCTGCGCCCTGCTCGACGGGAAGGAGCGCAACGAGGGCATCTGGCGCTTCGAGCTGGAGGGGCAATGCTCGTCCCGGCAGGAATACATCCGCAACACGCCGCACCTCGTCACCACGCTCGAATCGAGCACCGGCGACGCGATCGAGGTGCTCGACTTCTGCCCGCGCTACGAACGTTCGGGCCGGATGTACCGCCCCGTAGCCTGGGTCCGCATCGTCCGGCCGATCCGGGGCAATCCGCGCTTGCGCGTGGTGCTGAAGCCGATGCGCGACTACGGCGCGAAGCCGGCCGAGACGACCAACGGGACCAACCACATCCGCTACCTCGTCGGCGACCAGGCGCTGCGCCTGTCGACCGATGCGCCGGTCGGCTACATCCTCGAAGGCCGCACCTTCCGGATCGAGGAGGACACGCATTTCTTCCTCGGGCCGGACGAACCCTTCGGCGGGAACCTGCGCGAGGACGTGCGCGCGATGGAGCAGCGCAGCCGCCGCTACTGGCAGCGCTGGACCCGGATGCTCGCGATCCCGCTCGAATGGCAGGAAGAGGTGATCCGCTGCGCGATCACGCTGAAGCTCTGCCAGCACGAGGAAACCGGCGCGATCGTCGCCGCGCTCACCACCTCGATCCCCGAGGCGCCGCATTCGGAACGCAACTGGGATTACCGCTACTGCTGGATCCGCGATTCCTACTACACCGTGCAGGCGCTGAACCGGCTCGGCGCGCTCGACGTGATGGAGAAATACCTGCGCTACCTGCGCAACATCGTCGATGCATCGCGCGGGGGGCAGATCCAGCCGCTCTATTCGGTGATGGGTGAAAGCGCGCTCGAGGAAGGCACGGCGGAACATCTCGCGGGCTATCGCGGGATGGGTCCGGTCAGGCGCGGGAACGCCGCCTACACGCAGGTCCAGCACGACTGCTACGGCCAGATCGTCCTGCCGATCGCGCAGGGATTTTTCGACCATCGCCTGCTGCGCCCGGCGACCGAACACGATTTCGAGAACCTCGAACAGGTCGGCAAGATGGCCTGGGCGATGCACGACCAGCCCGATGCGGGCCTGTGGGAATTCCGCACCCGGACCGAGGTCCACACCTATTCCGCCGTCATGTGCTGGGCGGCCTGCGACCGGCTCGCCAATGTCGCGGTGCGTCTCGGCAAGGACGACCGCGCGGCGCTGTGGCGCGAGCGGGCCGAGAGCATCCGCGCCGTGATCGAGGAAAAGGCGTGGAAGGAGAACGGCGAGAGCCAGTTCGGGATGAGCCATTACGGCGCCAGTTTCGAAAGCGACTATCTCGACGCGAGCCTGCTGCAAATGCTCGAACTGCGCTTCCTTTCGCCCGACAACGAACGGTTCAAGCTGACCTTCGCGGCGATCGAGAAGCACCTGCGACGCGGCGACCATATGCTGCGCTACGATGCCGAGGACGATTTCGGTGCGCCCGAGACCGCCTTCAACGTCTGCACTTTCTGGCTGATCGAGGCGCTCGAGGTCGCCGGCCGCCGCGAGGAGGCGCGCACCCTGTTCTGCACCATGCTCAGCCACATGACCGAATCGGGCCTGCTGAGCGAGGATATCGACTATGATACCCATGAATTGTGGGGGAACTTCCCGCAGACCTACTCGCTGGTAGGAGTGATCAATTGTGCGGGGCTTCTGTCGAAACCCTGGAGCGAGGTGAGGTGA